AACCAAAGACACGTAAGTGGGAGTAGGAAGGGTCGCGATGATACAACAGCTGAGTAGGAGAATCATTCTGAAGAGTCTTGCGTGGCAAAATGTTCAGAAGATATGTTgccatttgaagggcatgatgccaaaatGAAGGAGGAACTGACGAATGAGCGAGGAGGGTGCggatcatgttgttaatggtgcgaATTTTCCGTTCTGCTttgccgttttgagaagaagtgtgagggcaagagaagcgaaaaataagaccattagcatcacaataccgatgaaaggattcattgtcatattcacgtccattatcacattgaagacatttaatatttgctgaaaattgtgttttaataagtgtagcaagagtagtaaacatttcataaacctgagatttcttgctaatcggaaacgtccataaaaaatcagtgtgatcatccaaaaacaaaacgtaATAACGATGACCAGCAGTACTTAAAACAGGAGACGTCCATAAATCACTATGCAAAATATCGAATGGTCTCAAAGTAATAGTTGCAGATGAACTAAAAGGCAACCGGACATGTTTGCCTAAAACACAAGAGTCACAAACAGAACTAGAACGCGAAGGTTcacaaaaaataagtttattattcCTAAGATGGTTTAAAGCTGAGGAAGCTGGATGACCAAGTCGATTGTGCCAGACACTAGAAGCAAGACCAGCAAAGGGAGAGGAGCGAGTGACTGGGTAGAGGTCGCCGAGGCTGTTACATCTCAGGAGAGGCATCCCCGTCTTGAAGTCAGACACCGAGAATCCAAATggatcaaaagaaacagaaacattattgtcagtagtgagttgtcgcacagaaattaagtttttaataattcgcGGAGTGTGCAAGACATGATTGAGTGCTAAAGGTTTGTGAGGGGTAGGAATAGAAGTGTATCCTGAACCCTGAATTGGAATGCCCTGACCACTACCAACTATCAGTTTCTGATTTAAATGacttaaattagaataagacgtgagaGTACCTTGAGATGCCGCAGTATGGGACGAGGCGCCAGTGTCCATGTACCACGTGGTGTCTGGAGGAGTTAAGGAcatggtgtgcatggcagcAGCGATATCAGTGGGTGCTGGAGAAGCAGTAGCGGTGTAGGCCTGAGGACGCGGACCTAAAACGCCGGGTTGCTGCGGAACACCCATGGGACGCGACCACTGAGATGTGGGGTAAGGACAAGGAGGCATGCCCCAAGGGGAAGGAGCCCAACCAGGGGGAGGAGCCCAACCCCATGGATTCCAGGATGCCTGCGGTGGGGGGCGCCAGGGTGGAGGGGATGCAGCAGAGGAACCAGAGGAGCCAGATGATCCAGGATAACGGGAGCCACCTTTCTTCCTAGGTTTACCAGAACCACCCTGATAATTGCGATTTTGCCCTGACCCATAACGATGGTTGGAGTGGCCCTGATCGCTGCGGTAGGTGGGGCGCTGCTGAGAGGAGTCAACGGAGGCCGGTGGACGGGAAGCAGAGGTGTGCAAAGCAGTCTGAGAGGCCGGACCTGACATCCTGGCGAGACCAGATTCCTCTAGAATCAACATGGAGCGGACCTTGAGGAAAGGAGGCAAAGGCTCACTTTGACGGATCAGGGTGGCAACACCACGGAAAGGCTCAGTGAGACCAGAGACCAACTAGAGAACAAGACGATGATCACTAACAGGGGCACCAACATTCCTCAACTGATCAGAGATATGTTTCAGAAGTTGACAATAGGTCGAAACATTAGGAAAATCCTCCATGCGAGTGGAGATGAAATCCTGGTCGAGGGCGACAGCACGGGAGTTCTGATTGTCCTCAAACATAGAAGTTATACGGTTCCAAGTAGCCATAGCAGTAGAACCTTTCTCCATAACAGTGGCGAGAAGGTCAAAGGAGATGGTGGAATAAATCCACTGTTTGACAGTAgagtcaagagtggcccaccggGCATAGGAAGCATCGGTGCGCGTAGGAGGCTCCATGCCAACTTGAGGAATGATGTGGTGGAGCACCTGAGTAGCGTGAGCATGAGTTTCAAACAACTCAGCCCACAAAGCATAATGATCCTTGTCGAGCTCGAGTTTGAAAGGGATGTTGTTTTTTATGTTAGTCACAGCAAGGGCCGGATGAAAGTCAGGCTTAACCGGCGGAATAGGTGGAGTGACCATAGTAGTGGCGGTGTCACTAGTTGGGGTGCCGCGTGGAGAGCCAGGGGTAGAACTAGAGGTGGCCATGGAATCTGCAAAATAAATGTAatggaatttaatttttttttttttttttttaagattccTGGGTGAACCGCTGGCTGGGTTCACTGGCAGACCGGGTTGGACCGGGCCGGTCGGACCGGTTTTGCTTTAATGCAAAACGGGTCGGATCTTGGATGTGGGAAACGGGTTGTTGCACAGCAAGATGAAGGTGATGCTGTGACGGGTTCCTTGTCCAGGGGCGGCGTGCGACACGGAGGCGCAGGCGGCGGTGTGGCTAGGAGGCGCGGGCGGCGGCGTGGCTGGGCGGCGCAGGCAGCGGCGTGGCGCGGCGGGATCGACGTTCCAAGAAGGAAAAACGCGTATCTTGGCTGTGGAGTGGCACGGGAAGCACACGTGCACAGCGGTTGTTGCGAGAGAGAGCAACAACGGAGCGGCGGCGCGACGGTAGACGCGGCGGCTGGAGGTTGGAGCGGCGGCGGCAACACTATTGAAGGAGTGGTGCGGCGGCGGCTTGGGCAAAGAGAAGGACAAAGAGGGGCGGAAGTAGCAAGGAAAATAacagaaggaagaaaaaaaaaattaggtcaGAAAAGAGAATCTGAACCTGTTcaatgataccatgaaggaaatcaattccgtgactattattgataatgaaataccctatatatacaacttacctagttgactaataataaatattaaaccttaattacaggcgtaattacaaagagaataaataatatcctattcTATCAGATTACCTTGCTTCCAACCCCTTCCTAAACTCTCGAGTTTGATTACCTTGCTTCCAACCCCTTCCTTGTCTAAAATCAAAAGACCAGTTTTGCAGTACAAAGCAAAATCCTCACAGTTGTTATGGAAAACATTGTAATTGCCAAAGCCATTTTGAAGAAGGTACATTGCGCGATGGATAACAGTTTCAGGTGGATCAGATGATGCAGTAGTGCACGTGCCACCCCTTactttggtaaaaaatgctgTTGGTGAAACCCCGTACTCGAAACAGTAAAGAGATCCGTTTCGAAGGAAGCAGTCTAAGCAAGAAAGAACTACTCCACTATTTGGCTGCCTGAATCCACAATCAGGAAATATTTCACATGGAGTGGATGTTGAATCATCCAAGTTCGAAGATGTCTCAGTGATTGACTTGAAGTTCCTCTCGGGTCTGAAATGTACAACCTTGCTCCCCCCAACAAAAATGCCTGCATGGTATTACAATATAACTTAGTTTTAAGATTGATTCCACATACAAGATCTTCTAAAACCCTTGAGAATTTAGTTACACGTCTTGTATCAGTGGAAAACTTTGCAGAAAAGGCTTATACTGCAAAACATTGTCATCTTACAGTAGGTTCTGACAAACTGGAGAGTAAACAGAAACACACAGAACGGCCACTTAGAAGGCAGAAGTGAGGTCTTAGGGTTTACAAGAACCATTACAAATTTAAGACCGTAGAACAGCTAGTTGTAGCATAAAAAAGATTAGATGTCTGATATAATTGGCATGGTTGACAATATAGTGATTTGGTATAATTTTCCTTATGCAGTAAAAATAAGTTCCCTAGTTAAATTATTTAGCTACATCTGTACCTTGAAAACTTAAGTATGTAGCATAAATCTATGAGAGGAGTCTAACAAAATTAGAGCTAAGGTCTTTATTAATGTAAGCATCAGAGCTTGGTCAAATCTCATCAGATGAAGCTTAGCTCAGATCTTGATAGTTCCAATGATAAATACATTAAAAGAGTCTAAATCTATATACCAACGGGAAATTacaagaaaatgagagaaaatgaaaaatggtgaattgaaagaagaagaagaagaagaagaagatgagaccGTGGTGAGAGTAGGTGAAAATAGCTCTGTATGTGTAGATGTGATCGCCAGGCTTGATCTCATGTCTCTCTACTCTGTGCGAAAGCAAACCCATTTTCAGTtcacactctcactctcactctcactgaAGAAACCAACACTTGTGCTTCACGCCGTAACaccgcttcttcttcttccgacCTGCTTGTTGTGATCGTTGTATTGGACGTTGTTATCACTCGgccccacacacacacacacaccattGTTGATTTGATCCACAACAATTAtattctttttcaattttcatcatcatattcatgcatgctatataatatatttatttattcatgTGAATTAACTAAACACATCAAAGTTTATTATTCTCTTCTCATCAACAACTTTTCACTTTTCTCAACCAATCTAAATCATAATAAGCTCTCACCGTGATGATCATGATCAAGCAATTGCATTTTATGAATGATATGTAAAGAGAATGATTTATTGAGAAAAATTTATTCACTTAATGTGATCCTAAGGATTAATATTATGGATGTGAGATACCTCGgtcaataatttttattttttcagttttctaTGTATATTTGTaggtttttttttagataagcaatGATTGTATTGATAGGAagtataagaaaagaaaaaaaaaaaaaggaaaaactaaCAAGCCAAAAGGAATGTATATTTGTAGGTAACAACTAACAAACTACTGAAATTACTAGGATACGTATTGTGGAGTGTGGACCTTAAAGGGTGAGAGGGGACGAAGTTTCTGCGGAAAAGCGACCCATGGAGCTTCGGATTCCTTGCCACACTATCAAGTGATCCCTTTGCTTCCTTCAATTATGGGGTGTTTACATCACTCTTCCTTTTCACGCCATCACTTTctgtaaagaaaataaaattatattattaaaaataaattaataaaggGCTAAGATGGAAAATGATTAGCACAACGCAGAACACGTTCTCTCGCATCTTCACGTGATACAGAATCTGTGTACATAAAATAATATCTTGGTGAAAGTGGAAGATGCTCTAGTCTCTTAAGTCTTAAGCAAATGGTTCTGACTACTTTAGAGATTAGTCTCTCCCTTCTTTTTACCTATatctctcctttttttttttttatcacattctTATCTCCATCTAGAGATAGAGGGGGAATAAGTGTGAATaaacattttttcttttatacaaataaagaatattaaaataaattttgttaaCAAAAATACAATTGAAGTTCTATCATTACATATTATAGAGATACCTGCCAATCATAGATTTTCACTTCAAAATGCTTCTCATCTTCTAGCCTGTGTCTAAGTTCCTTGGCTAGCTGTTTGTCTCTGGCAAGTAAGAGAGCAAAGCCTCCACCACCAGCTCCAACCAGCTTGTAGCCACAGCAGTAAGGACTAGCAAAAGAAAATAGCCGGTCAACAGACTCATTACTGCAGAAAGGGTCAAGTTCCTGATGCAATCTCCAAGCTTCCAACATTATCTCCCCAAATTCATCAATCTCACAGTTCATCAAAGCTTCTCTCCCAATCTTTGCCAGCTCAACAAGACGCTTGATACTCGATACTAGCAGATTATCCCGCCGAAGATATCTAGTTACCACCTTTTGCAGCACCTTCTTTGCAAGCCGAACCTGCAAAACAATTCCATGTAAATCCAAAATCAAAGTTAGTAATACAGGATGTTGAATTAAGTGAATGGCCACACTAGCTTCAAAATGACAACCTTAAATAAGATGTGTAATTATATAtgttaaaaaagaaacaaaaattcaaaacaaaacatGAACAACATATCTCCTGAAATTTTAATCTGGAAACTTGCTAATTTTGCTATTTGTCCAATATTTCAGCTTTTTCCCAGGAGCTTTAATTCCTGTCcttgtgcatgtttggaaatattacagttgattctaaagccaaatTCAATTACGGGGAGAAACTTTTGTGTGTGGCGGtgtaaaattgattatgaggaaaaaTCATGTTGATCCAAAGCGTACACTACAAGCTTTTAGGCAATTATTGGTGGTGCATGGAGGAACGCAAAATGCATTTTCATATGAACAAACAAATACTTACTTGACCGGTGAATACCACAAGAAGCCGTTGCTGCAATTCAGAAATCAACTCTGGTGAAGCCAACAGGGGGACCGGACCACTTGAAGCCGCAATGGAATTCCGGGAAAGCTTGAAGTACATTTAATCCCTGGATACAAACCCCCAATTTGGTCTTGCCAGCCACCTCCTGTCCCCATGAGTTGTTCTAACACCAAAACAAGTCTCGCAACATTGTCAGTgctatcatcctcatcaattaTCTGAAGAAGCCCTTTCACCACTGATGCAGCTAAAATACTAGAAGTACCCAATCCACTACCACGAGGAACATTGGCCCATGTCTTAATGTGCATGCCCATATCCGCAAGGATGTTATCATGAATAATGCCAGTCACAAGTAATGCGGATTTGACCAGCCGAAATAGATCATCACCATTGAATGGTGTACATATAGATTTATAATCTTCAATGTATAAATGGTTGTCTGTGTCATCAGTAATTAATACTCCTGTTGTATCTGTCGTCTCTACGATGGTGCCAATTGGAAGAGAACCTTCCAAGCTTATTGCCATGTTGAGAACACATCCAGCACGTTCAATGCTCCATGGAGGGGTATCACTCCAACCACCAACAAAATCTACGCGAACTGGTAATTCTACTTTTACTCTTTTAGGATGGAAAGGTTGACGAGTGCGCCCATTACTTTGGTACTCCTGACATGAGAGGCTACCGGGAGTCTCTGATAAATGTTCTACACAAAGAGAATGAATTCAGAAAAATCAGTTCTCTAATTTTTCACATGAATATTTAGAAGCAATTGTCCATTCATTCAAATATAGGAATGGATGTGATATGTAAGATTTTAAAACAAAACACTCAGATAGCTAGTTGTAACCACTCTTGAGGTCAAATGAATTCTAAATGGCATTAATCGTAGATAACACTTTCTCTAAGTCTGTATTTTGAGAGTTGATTGTAGAGAGATAATACTATGAGAAACTAATACTACCACCATAAATCACATAAAGATGCTATAATTGCTATCTCCAATATCTCACTAATTTATATTCTCAGAAAACTTGGGCTCTCAATCGCTTAACCTTAAAGTTAATTCTTTCAATAGTCACCACACATTAGACTTTCGGTCACTATTTTGATGCCAACAGGTAGTTTTTAGTTTTGTACTTATCATGCTAATAAGCAAAATATCATGGATGTTATCTTAAGCTATAGCACAAGTCCTTAAATGAACCATGTTTATGTTTTCAGTACTAACTCAAGCAAAACTCAATCATCAAAAGCCAAAGCTGTAGCAAGAATCCTCCCAGCTTCACCTTAAAAAAAATGCCAGCAGCAATGAACTGTTTGCAATTATTTTTCATGAAGATGGCATCTTGGGACATGAGCATGATTAAAGCATGTACCTTTAAAGCCATATCTTACTGCTGAAGCAGTTTCATCAGCCACCGCAGCCCAAACTTTGTGCTCCAACTCGCATGCTGTTGTTTCGTCATTGCAAGCTCGAAGGAGATCAACTTGCACCTGGTATGCCCTGCTCTCAGGAAGTATATTAGAGTTTTCCTCCCGAACTTTTGGACACATAGCTAGGAAATCCTTACATATTTCAACTTCAGAACCCTccttttgaagaatttcttcACATAGTTGAGACAAATTGCGCCCCAGCATTCCATACCTAATGCAAGCTTTTGCAATTCCTTCTGCGAGATCAGCTTGATGATTACGTGAACCTATGCACATTGTGGAGAAATCAATTGATCTATGCAATTCCTCCAGACTGATGCCCCAGTATTCACTTTTATGTTTAGCTAAGCCCATCAGCCACATCGCAACCTTGAGCATTTGAGCATAAGGAAGTATGGGGAATATTCTTGAATTCCATAAACACTTTTCTTGAGAGCCTGAGGACCCCCACAAGTCACTTTCTTGAATGCCTAAGTCATGTAAAACTTTCTTCCAGGGCTTCCCACAAAACGTACCATCTTTAGAAAGAGAACTTTTGGGGTTATCATGAAGACCAGAATATACAAGAACTCGCTCACTACTTCCAACCAAGGGAACCTCCCAAAGACAATGGCGATCTGGAAGCATGAACTTGATTGAATCTTCAGTGCTTATATAGTCATCTAGAGAGATGTTGACTCCAACCACTATACACAGGGAGCCAATATGTATTCCGGCAGAAATAGACGAATCATATATGAGAGAATCTTCCCCAATTGAGACACCAGGTGCAATTTCACTAGAAAGAATAATAGCAGATGCTGTAATGTCAGATGCAGTTGTAGCTGGAATAGAACACAGGTGTCTTCTACCAACCAATTCTGAACCCGCACCACTGAGGTGATCTAGCACTTCACTTGAGGTCCCAAAATGTAAGAACAACAAATCATCTGCAATGGCATAATATATGAGCGAATCAATGTTTTACTTTGTACAGATAGATATAGGAATGATGAAGAATTGCAGATACAGATAGAAGACTGAAATTGAGCTTGGCATACAGGCACAGTAGCTGAACATCTTCTGCTTTCCCAATTTATTAACTAGTTCTTCACCCAAAGGGCGCTTTCTCAACCATTCATGCTTTGCAGGTACCCAGGCAGCAACCAGATCTTCATATAAACTCATCTGCACAGCACAAAGCATTTATtcttagataaaatactttcatTGTTCCTCAAACGAACACGAGCATTTTACATGGGCAGACTTCGTAGGTATTTATATAACAATATTTCTTTTGTTAATTGAAATTTACactcaaattgaagaaaaattaaCAACATGAATAGTAATCAAATGAGAAAGAAGGGAAAAGTGGGATAACCAAAATATCAGCATATGGGCACACACCAAAATATATAAAGTTTCGTTAAATCAGAAAAGTGATCTTTTATTACATGCAAGGTCAACCAAAGTAGCTGCAGTAGGACCTAACTGAGTCAATATTACCATTATAATAAAGATTGTTACTTAAAACGACGAATACAGGTCTCATGATATCAGTTCAATTGTGTATTTTACAAAGATGCTTTACTAAACATGGCTTATGAGAGCACTCAAAGTAAGCTCCTCAAAGATATTACTGGCATGGCACTCATAACACATAAAATTCATGATTTGTATGGTTGAATGGAATTGTGTGCAATGAACATAAAGCAACCTATCTTTCTCTGTCTGTTACTTTATAATCTGAGGAAATGAAATACCCCTTccccaaaaaaaaatccattttgTCTATAAGTGGACAGATTTGGATGGAAGCTGCTGCACCATATTTTAAGTCCTGCATAGAATATCAAAATATAtatctattttatattaaatGACAATCTTGACATCAataaatagttttattttaaactGACTAACAACTATCGCCAATGTACAAAATTTGTAAAGCACAAATAAACTTCATGATTATGTTCTGTAAATCAAATAAACTTGGTTTTAGCAATTTGTTCTCTTTCCCTATATACAAAAGCATAACAAagaatttaattatataatactttcatttcatttcttttCCACCCATAAAAACCAAACAATGTAGTGTACCTCCTTTTTGCTTTCTAGGAGCTCTGAAATCATTGGCTGACAGGAACATGCAAGTGTAACAAGCTCCAACCATGCCTTACCTCTAACTGCTATTATTCCGGTATCAAGAAGTGTTCTACCATCAGCTAGAACTGCCTTATTTTCAACTAGCTCTTCTAAAGTAGGTTTCTGAAGGAGATTATCTACTAAACTGACTGCATAACTCTTAGTTGAACGTTCAGTTTCAGCTGCAACAATAACTCCATGGTTTGAAGCAACATCAAGGGTGATCGGAACGGTGATGATGCACGAAGTGTCATTAGGAAGAATCATCACAGAGGCGTCAAAACATGGTAGAACATCACCAGTCATGGTCAACATTCCACCTGAGAGGATTGAAGGAATTTTTGTGCAAACATCAGCAGGTAACCCCAGAGAAAAAGACAGCAAATAAATCCCATTGAGAAAGAACAATGATAATGTTGTTAAGTTTTtggttaaattaaatttttatgagTAATGCCATGTTGAATATATATCTATATCAGGGTTGTTAACAGCGTGCTATAGCGGCGCAATAGCGCTATAGCGTAGCACCCTGGGGGTTCACCGCTACTCCACTGCTACTGTCCGCTATTTACCGCTATAGCGCTTGAAATAAtgttttttgggcttgccgctacGCTAGGCTATCCGCAATTAACAACCCTGATCTATATACAGAATTCCCTAAAACATGCACATTATATATGAATGCAGACAACTAATAGCAGTGGTGGAGAGTAAAACTTAATTGATATAACTTGGATATCTTGTAATGCCAAGTCAACATATGGAAAGGAAATAAAATACATTGACTTGAATGAATGCATATATGAAGAAAATAACCTTGATCCCCAAATGCTTGTCTTGCACAAGAAGCAATGGCAAGTATGTGGTGAAAGAGCAGGGGAACTGGGCCATCAGGCTCATCTGATGCCAAGtagggaagaggaagaaacacttTCCCCATAGGATTAGCCCAAGGCACTCTTTTAGAATCACCTCCAGCATGGAACAACAGTATATGCTTATTGGCCAGCAAGCTAGCCATTGGGAGAAGAAGAGAATCATCACTGCCATTGGTAGTAAAAACAGTGAAGttaggaaagtaaataaatgGTTATAGATTTGGTTGAGTTCTGAGAAATAGGAAATGAAGGGTACCTGGGCGGTGGTGTGGTAACGGAGAGCGAGGGCGTGAATGGCATTGAGGGTGACGGTGGATGGGGCGATCCGACCTAAGCGCTTGGCCCGGTGTAGAGGTGAGCTTGCTCGGGGCTAGCGGCGGTGAGGACGATGGCGGAACCCTAGATGGGTGACGGACAGATAGTCTCAGATGGTACCATGATTTGGGTGAGAGTGaggaaaagagaagaagaagaagacgacgAAGAGGAATCAAATTATTATTCCTACCGACACAAAATAACTACCGCAACTGTAAAACAAAACattgtaaaaactaaaaagagaggaaaacaataaaacaaaatatgGAAAGAACCTACTTGCATTGCATACAACAAGAAGTTTCTTTTTCTCCCACAAAAAATAACATAACCAAGCAAACTAGAATGTTTGGAATTGAATAGCTATTCAAATAACATTTTTAACTTCCAAGAAACGTAAACATGATTGGAACTCTGTAGTCGATTTCCATTAACTTCATGTCTTGTTCTCCCTAAATTTTGGAAATTTCAAGCTCTGTGGTTAAGCTATTAAACAATTACCCATGATTAGTGTAGAGTGAAGATGATTTTCTGTTGATTTCCTTTGTACTCTTgttaatagattttttttatcatctCTTGGTTGTTGGTCGCTTTGTTATTATTAAGTAGTTTATTTCATATTAAGAGTGGTAATGATTGAATTAATTACTCTTGGGGTCACGAATGGATATTTTTTATTGGCTACCATGGCTTCACGACCTTTGGCTTCCACTAACTAATTAGCTGGTTCTTTATGGCTGGTAACCTGGGAGGCTCGATAATGAGTTCTTACTTTCGATCAAGTTATCATGAGTGGTAACACGGGAGATACACAACACTCGAAGCCAATTATTGATCTTGCATATTGCGAATTTAAGTGGTGACAATATGCTCTTTTTTTCCTCTTCACAATTTTCTTctatatttctttcttttatagGGGTGAAAGGTGAATTTGTGAAGTGGTGGTGAACAATGTATGACCTATTTTCTATATGCATTGCCTCCATGTTTCTTTTCATCTGCAATATTTCTTTTCATCTGCAATATAGCAATAAGCCAG
This is a stretch of genomic DNA from Lotus japonicus ecotype B-129 chromosome 1, LjGifu_v1.2. It encodes these proteins:
- the LOC130745602 gene encoding protein LEAD-SENSITIVE 1-like; this encodes MGLLSHRVERHEIKPGDHIYTYRAIFTYSHHGIFVGGSKVVHFRPERNFKSITETSSNLDDSTSTPCEIFPDCGFRQPNSGVVLSCLDCFLRNGSLYCFEYGVSPTAFFTKVRGGTCTTASSDPPETVIHRAMYLLQNGFGNYNVFHNNCEDFALYCKTGLLILDKEGVGSKVIKLESLGRGWKQGNLIE
- the LOC130744640 gene encoding uncharacterized protein LOC130744640, whose translation is MATSSSTPGSPRGTPTSDTATTMVTPPIPPVKPDFHPALAVTNIKNNIPFKLELDKDHYALWAELFETHAHATQVLHHIIPQVGMEPPTRTDASYARWATLDSTVKQWIYSTISFDLLATVMEKGSTAMATWNRITSMFEDNQNSRAVALDQDFISTRMEDFPNVSTYCQLLKHISDQLRNVGAPVSDHRLVL